One window of the Niallia circulans genome contains the following:
- a CDS encoding cytochrome ubiquinol oxidase subunit I, producing the protein MEFDTVTISRMITAMTLIFHIIFATLGVGVPLFISIAEFIGIRKKDKHYELLAKRWSRGFVITVAIGVVTGTAIALQLSLVWPNFMQLAGNVIALPLFMEVFAFFFEAIFLGIYLYTWDRFKGKYTHWLLTLPVVIGAGMSAVFITTVNSFMNSPNGFTMVDGEFVAVNPLKAMLNPSSPTRIFHVLGGSYLTVAAILATIAAIALLRNKGAREYHKKALKMTVIAMFIFSVITALAGDVSAKYLAKHQTEKLAAAEWLFESEENADLLLFGWLNDENEVVGAIRVPGFLSFLAHGDFTSEVTGLEATPEGERPPLVIHYLFDSMVSIGFFLLGISFLYIVLARFKRWNQHNRLMLWLIAISGPLAMLAVELGWVFAELGRQPWIVRGYMTVDEAATSSPYILQMFFLFLALYIVLGTLFTITLRKLFKDNPAELELEKNYPEWKEGIEK; encoded by the coding sequence ATGGAGTTTGATACAGTCACCATTAGCAGGATGATTACAGCAATGACCCTTATCTTTCACATTATCTTTGCTACATTAGGGGTTGGAGTACCATTGTTTATTTCTATAGCTGAATTTATCGGTATTAGAAAGAAGGATAAGCATTATGAATTGCTAGCCAAAAGATGGTCGAGGGGATTTGTGATAACGGTTGCGATTGGAGTAGTAACGGGAACAGCCATTGCTCTACAGCTATCTTTAGTATGGCCAAACTTTATGCAGCTTGCAGGTAATGTCATAGCACTGCCACTATTTATGGAAGTATTTGCATTTTTCTTTGAAGCGATTTTCTTAGGAATTTATTTATATACATGGGATCGCTTTAAAGGGAAATATACGCACTGGCTATTAACATTACCAGTTGTAATTGGTGCAGGGATGTCTGCGGTTTTTATAACGACAGTAAATTCTTTTATGAACTCGCCTAATGGATTTACTATGGTCGATGGAGAATTTGTTGCGGTTAATCCGTTAAAAGCGATGTTAAACCCATCATCACCGACTAGAATTTTTCACGTCTTAGGAGGTTCCTATTTGACTGTAGCAGCTATACTAGCAACGATTGCTGCTATTGCGTTATTGCGAAACAAAGGTGCACGAGAATATCATAAAAAAGCACTAAAGATGACGGTTATCGCTATGTTTATCTTTTCCGTAATTACTGCATTAGCAGGGGATGTATCGGCCAAATATTTAGCCAAACATCAGACAGAAAAGCTAGCTGCAGCAGAATGGCTATTTGAATCAGAAGAGAATGCAGATCTCCTTCTATTTGGATGGTTGAATGATGAGAATGAGGTCGTTGGAGCGATTCGAGTACCTGGCTTTTTAAGCTTTTTAGCACATGGCGATTTTACGAGCGAAGTAACAGGGTTAGAAGCTACCCCAGAAGGAGAAAGACCGCCATTGGTCATCCACTATTTATTTGATTCGATGGTATCCATTGGATTCTTCCTTTTAGGAATCTCGTTCTTATATATTGTATTAGCTAGGTTTAAACGCTGGAACCAGCATAATAGATTAATGCTATGGTTAATCGCTATTAGTGGGCCGCTTGCCATGTTAGCTGTAGAACTTGGATGGGTTTTTGCAGAATTGGGAAGACAGCCATGGATAGTAAGAGGATATATGACTGTGGATGAGGCAGCTACATCATCTCCTTATATTTTGCAGATGTTTTTTCTATTTCTAGCACTGTATATAGTCCTTGGCACTCTATTTACGATCACCTTACGAAAATTATTTAAAGACAATCCAGCAGAACTGGAGTTAGAAAAGAACTACCCTGAATGGAAAGAGGGGATTGAAAAATGA
- a CDS encoding zinc-binding dehydrogenase — MKAVTKLKSGYDEMELIEIDEPSAYDDKVKIKVAYTGICGSDIHTFKGEYNSKNTPVVLGHEFSGVVVEVGKDVTRVKVGDRVTSETTFTTCGECIYCQEKDYNLCPNRTGLGTQVNGSMAEYVIAREESVHVLNEKVSLEAAALTEPLACCVHAALEKTTIAETDTVLVFGPGPIGLLLSQVVKAQGAFVILAGITKDRKRLDLAKELGIDVVVDLLQEDLSKMVYQYTDGYGADKVFDCSGAVPAVNQGLALTKKKGTFVQVGLFAKKANEIDQESIIQREINYIGCRSQKPSSWDIALKLLEDGKIDTDKMITKIVSLAEWRNGFEKVMAGDEIKVLIES, encoded by the coding sequence ATGAAAGCTGTAACAAAATTAAAATCCGGCTATGATGAAATGGAGCTAATCGAAATCGATGAGCCTTCTGCATATGACGATAAAGTAAAAATAAAAGTTGCATACACAGGGATTTGTGGATCTGATATTCACACCTTTAAAGGGGAATACAATAGCAAAAATACTCCTGTTGTCTTAGGACATGAGTTTTCTGGTGTAGTAGTGGAGGTTGGCAAAGATGTTACAAGAGTAAAAGTCGGAGATCGAGTAACAAGTGAAACGACCTTTACAACGTGCGGAGAATGTATCTATTGTCAAGAAAAGGACTATAATCTTTGTCCAAATCGAACAGGTCTTGGTACACAAGTAAATGGTAGTATGGCAGAATATGTGATTGCTAGGGAAGAGAGCGTTCATGTTTTAAACGAAAAGGTTAGTTTAGAAGCAGCTGCTTTAACAGAACCATTAGCTTGTTGTGTTCATGCCGCGTTAGAAAAAACAACGATTGCAGAAACCGATACTGTTTTAGTATTTGGTCCTGGTCCCATTGGATTGTTATTAAGTCAAGTAGTAAAAGCACAAGGCGCCTTCGTTATATTGGCTGGCATTACAAAAGATAGAAAGCGATTAGATCTTGCAAAGGAATTAGGAATAGATGTTGTCGTTGATCTTTTACAAGAAGATTTGAGCAAAATGGTTTACCAATATACGGATGGCTATGGTGCAGATAAAGTATTTGATTGTTCGGGAGCAGTTCCAGCTGTAAACCAAGGTCTTGCACTAACAAAGAAAAAAGGAACATTCGTTCAAGTAGGATTATTTGCAAAGAAAGCAAATGAAATCGATCAAGAGTCCATTATTCAACGCGAAATTAACTATATCGGCTGTCGTTCTCAAAAACCTAGTTCTTGGGATATTGCCCTGAAATTACTTGAAGATGGAAAAATCGATACAGATAAAATGATTACAAAGATCGTATCACTTGCTGAATGGCGCAATGGTTTTGAAAAAGTAATGGCTGGTGATGAGATAAAAGTTTTAATTGAATCTTAA
- a CDS encoding PTS sugar transporter subunit IIB codes for MKKYKILVACGAGIATSTVVCNRVENLVKDNNINAEVIQCKIAEVASKQSEADIIVSTTILPTTYQIPAIIATAYITGIGMESLDKKILDHLK; via the coding sequence ATGAAAAAATATAAAATTTTAGTAGCATGTGGAGCAGGTATCGCAACTTCAACTGTAGTTTGTAATCGAGTGGAGAATTTGGTGAAGGATAACAATATTAATGCGGAAGTTATTCAATGTAAAATAGCAGAAGTAGCTTCAAAACAAAGTGAGGCAGATATTATCGTTTCAACTACTATTCTTCCTACAACTTATCAGATACCAGCAATTATAGCTACGGCTTATATCACTGGAATTGGAATGGAAAGTTTAGATAAAAAAATTCTCGATCATTTGAAATAA
- a CDS encoding galactitol-1-phosphate 5-dehydrogenase: MKAAVLHAENKIIYEDIELESCKATEVKVKVMAAGICGSDTHKMTSVWKYPLPAIMGHEFSGIVTEIGSKVTNVKVGERVVVIPFIPCNECEYCLKGQFSLCENHGMIGSQSYGGFAEYCNVPATNILSIGEMDFEEAAMIEPLAVALHGVLNIKPHLGDVVAVFGAGTIGMLVIQWLKIAGVKEIIAIDISDEKLAEARAFGCEKTINAKKEDLYQKIDEYTNGLGVDIALECAGSKITQEQCLLITRKKGKIGYLGIAYSDVTLSQKAFENIFRRELTLKGFWNSYSAPFPGEEWTKSITFLQKGQIKLKDLISHRFPLEDTQAAFNLIINREENYGKVLILPNGSEN; this comes from the coding sequence ATGAAAGCAGCAGTTCTCCACGCTGAAAACAAAATTATTTATGAAGATATAGAGCTAGAATCATGTAAAGCCACAGAAGTTAAGGTCAAAGTAATGGCGGCTGGTATCTGCGGATCTGATACACATAAAATGACAAGTGTTTGGAAATATCCATTACCAGCAATAATGGGGCATGAATTTTCCGGAATTGTTACTGAAATTGGATCTAAGGTTACAAATGTAAAAGTTGGTGAAAGAGTTGTTGTCATTCCTTTTATACCTTGTAACGAATGTGAATATTGTCTAAAGGGACAATTTTCATTGTGTGAAAATCATGGAATGATAGGATCCCAATCTTATGGAGGATTTGCAGAGTATTGTAATGTTCCTGCTACGAATATTTTATCAATTGGCGAAATGGATTTTGAAGAGGCAGCAATGATTGAACCACTGGCAGTTGCTTTACATGGAGTATTAAATATTAAGCCGCATTTAGGTGATGTAGTCGCAGTCTTTGGTGCAGGAACAATTGGTATGCTCGTTATTCAGTGGTTAAAAATAGCCGGGGTTAAAGAAATAATAGCTATTGATATTTCCGATGAAAAGTTAGCAGAAGCAAGAGCATTTGGCTGTGAAAAAACTATTAATGCAAAAAAAGAAGACTTATATCAAAAAATAGATGAATATACCAATGGCCTGGGTGTAGATATAGCTTTAGAATGTGCAGGTTCAAAAATTACACAAGAACAATGTTTATTGATTACACGTAAGAAGGGAAAGATCGGATATTTAGGCATTGCATATTCTGATGTAACTTTATCACAAAAAGCATTTGAAAATATTTTTAGAAGAGAGTTAACCTTAAAGGGATTTTGGAATTCCTATTCAGCTCCTTTCCCTGGTGAAGAATGGACAAAAAGCATTACCTTTTTACAAAAGGGACAAATTAAGTTGAAAGATTTAATTTCTCATCGATTTCCTTTAGAAGATACTCAAGCGGCTTTTAATCTAATTATTAATCGTGAAGAGAACTATGGAAAAGTGTTAATTTTACCAAATGGGAGTGAGAATTAA
- the tkt gene encoding transketolase yields MTNTVVANVEKLAVNTIRTLSIDAIEKSNSGHPGMPMGAAPMAYTLWAKEMNHNPANPNWFNRDRFVLSAGHGSMLLYSLLHLFQYDVTVDDLENFRQWGSKTPGHPEFGHTPGVEATTGPLGQGIAMAVGMAMAERHLAETYNKENYPVVDHYTYSICGDGDLMEGVSAEAASLAGHLKLGRLVVLYDSNDISLDGDLHLSFSESVPKRFEAYGWEVIRVEDGNNIEEIHKAIIKAKQSDIPSLIEVKTVIGYGSPNKGGKSASHGAPLGASETQLAKQTYGWAYEEAFYIPAEVSEHYAALAQAGADKEKAWNELYENYKAAYPELAAQLESAIKGKLPADLQAKLPEFTAGESMATRESSGKTIQAAAKELPFLFGGSADLAGSNKTLMTAEKNFAIDGYAGRNIWFGVREFAMGAALNGLALHGGVKVFGATFFVFSDYLRPAIRLAALMKLPVTYVFTHDSIAVGEDGPTHEPIEQLASLRAMPGLSIIRPADAKETAAAWQLALESTDTPTALVLTRQNLPTLDLTKGEAYEGVKKGAYIVSPAQGEAQALILATGSEVSLAINAQAALAEEGISVNVVSMPSWDLFEKQSPEYKESILPESVQARVAIEAGASLGWREYVGAKGECITIDHFGASAPADKLFQEYGFSVENVVAKVKASMARN; encoded by the coding sequence ATGACTAATACAGTTGTTGCAAATGTAGAAAAACTAGCAGTTAATACAATTCGAACATTATCCATTGATGCTATTGAAAAGTCAAATTCTGGTCACCCAGGAATGCCAATGGGGGCAGCACCAATGGCATACACATTATGGGCAAAGGAAATGAATCATAATCCGGCTAATCCTAATTGGTTTAACCGTGATCGGTTTGTCTTATCAGCAGGACATGGTTCCATGCTTCTTTATAGCTTGTTGCATTTATTTCAATATGATGTAACGGTTGATGATTTGGAAAATTTTCGTCAATGGGGAAGTAAAACGCCAGGTCATCCAGAGTTCGGCCATACTCCAGGTGTGGAAGCAACTACTGGCCCATTGGGACAAGGAATCGCGATGGCAGTAGGAATGGCAATGGCAGAAAGACACTTGGCAGAAACTTATAATAAAGAAAATTATCCAGTAGTAGATCACTATACGTACAGCATCTGCGGTGATGGCGATTTAATGGAAGGAGTATCGGCAGAAGCAGCATCTCTTGCAGGCCATTTAAAATTAGGTAGATTAGTAGTATTATATGATTCCAATGATATCTCGTTAGATGGTGATTTGCATCTTTCGTTCTCTGAAAGTGTTCCAAAACGTTTTGAAGCATATGGATGGGAAGTTATTCGTGTGGAAGATGGAAATAATATAGAAGAAATTCATAAGGCTATTATAAAGGCGAAACAATCAGATATTCCTTCTCTCATTGAAGTGAAAACCGTAATTGGATATGGTTCTCCAAATAAAGGCGGAAAATCTGCATCACATGGTGCACCGCTTGGAGCTTCTGAAACACAATTAGCAAAACAAACGTATGGGTGGGCATATGAAGAAGCATTCTATATTCCAGCAGAAGTATCGGAGCATTATGCGGCATTAGCACAAGCAGGCGCAGATAAAGAGAAAGCATGGAATGAACTTTATGAAAATTATAAAGCAGCCTATCCGGAATTAGCTGCTCAATTAGAATCAGCAATCAAGGGGAAATTACCAGCTGATTTGCAAGCAAAGCTACCTGAATTTACTGCAGGGGAATCGATGGCAACAAGAGAATCTTCTGGGAAAACGATTCAAGCAGCAGCGAAAGAACTTCCATTTTTATTTGGTGGCTCAGCTGATTTAGCAGGATCCAATAAGACGTTAATGACTGCTGAAAAGAACTTTGCTATCGATGGATATGCTGGTAGAAATATCTGGTTTGGTGTACGTGAATTTGCAATGGGTGCTGCATTAAACGGATTAGCACTACATGGTGGTGTAAAAGTATTTGGCGCAACATTCTTCGTATTCTCTGATTATTTACGCCCAGCAATCCGCTTAGCAGCATTAATGAAACTACCAGTAACATATGTATTCACACATGATAGTATTGCTGTCGGAGAAGATGGTCCAACACATGAGCCAATTGAACAATTGGCTTCCCTACGCGCTATGCCAGGATTATCGATTATTCGTCCAGCAGATGCCAAAGAAACAGCAGCAGCATGGCAACTGGCATTAGAAAGTACAGATACACCAACAGCACTAGTATTGACACGTCAGAACCTGCCGACTCTCGACTTAACGAAGGGAGAAGCCTACGAAGGGGTGAAAAAAGGTGCATACATTGTTTCCCCAGCTCAAGGAGAAGCGCAGGCATTAATTCTGGCAACAGGATCAGAAGTATCCCTTGCAATCAATGCACAAGCAGCTTTAGCAGAAGAAGGAATTTCTGTAAATGTGGTAAGTATGCCAAGCTGGGATCTTTTTGAAAAGCAATCTCCTGAATATAAAGAAAGTATTCTGCCAGAAAGCGTTCAAGCACGTGTTGCTATCGAGGCTGGTGCATCACTTGGCTGGAGAGAATATGTCGGAGCAAAAGGAGAATGTATCACCATTGATCATTTTGGTGCTTCAGCTCCGGCGGATAAACTTTTCCAAGAGTATGGATTTTCGGTGGAAAATGTTGTAGCTAAAGTGAAAGCTTCCATGGCAAGAAACTAA
- a CDS encoding 6-phosphofructokinase, translated as MKIGIIIAGLLPAGVKQIIHKMFNEWTPTHQLFGIEVNKETGKADYLEFIVNNDSPYLSDSVLKPSPLVDNIRWEEICSPMDSIIFIGDEQAKERWTQTFAASETIHSLYVPVSIYNNIKGSDWSLGYDTAINSITQMVLKVKDTIHSLKYDKPRLFGFAINGFPSNHMLQDISMAVDGHFLANTDELEEVELLCNKIDNSFNSLQTSSVLVYSHLNKASVEKNLIRSLNVDWKYTEIDEALCMGTNPTTIDRILANEIAEIISLWIKNDSPTGEIAVKKEGVLYLNKNYEGMIV; from the coding sequence TTGAAGATAGGCATCATTATTGCAGGGCTACTGCCTGCAGGGGTAAAGCAGATTATTCATAAAATGTTTAATGAATGGACTCCAACTCATCAATTATTTGGGATTGAAGTGAATAAAGAAACAGGGAAAGCGGACTATCTTGAATTTATTGTGAATAATGATTCTCCCTATTTAAGTGATTCTGTATTGAAGCCATCACCATTAGTAGACAATATCAGATGGGAAGAAATCTGTTCTCCGATGGACAGTATAATTTTTATTGGCGATGAACAGGCAAAAGAACGATGGACGCAGACATTTGCAGCGAGCGAAACGATCCATTCCTTATATGTTCCTGTCTCTATTTATAATAATATCAAAGGTTCAGATTGGTCTTTAGGCTATGACACCGCAATTAATAGTATCACGCAAATGGTTCTGAAGGTAAAAGATACCATTCATTCGCTAAAATATGATAAACCAAGATTGTTTGGTTTTGCTATAAACGGGTTCCCATCGAATCATATGCTCCAAGATATTTCCATGGCGGTAGATGGTCATTTTTTAGCAAATACGGATGAATTAGAAGAAGTAGAGCTTTTATGCAATAAAATCGATAATAGTTTTAATTCTCTTCAAACTTCTTCTGTACTAGTTTATAGTCATTTAAACAAAGCAAGTGTAGAGAAGAACCTGATTCGCTCTTTAAATGTGGATTGGAAATACACGGAAATTGATGAAGCTCTGTGCATGGGAACCAATCCAACAACAATTGACCGAATTTTAGCAAACGAAATAGCGGAAATCATTTCATTATGGATAAAAAATGATAGTCCAACAGGAGAAATAGCAGTTAAAAAAGAAGGAGTTCTTTATTTAAATAAAAATTACGAAGGAATGATAGTATGA
- a CDS encoding PDZ domain-containing protein, whose protein sequence is MWQDWLLELLKGFGKLFLNPVFYLSFLFAAFLGVSRVKKERRNFTVRAQDAYFELRQLLPRGIIVGLCVSILSIGLVLVVPMEFIIFTGIFTIIFALIGKTRILSPVYTAGLGIIASSVSVFLGLDYFLFSKSNLQPSEYIFPTAIILLGLLIISEGIFVRGNGVKGTSPRLKKSKRGQVIGVHLLERAWLMPVFLFIPSGVLTIPFEWWPMFTIANQTYSLIFVPFLIGAKLEVQGEHPIVAIRNVGRNLIILGSFVIVGGAATYLYPLASLGLVFVAIIGREWITSKQRNKEKNRSFYFSRKNNGVVILGIVPDSPADKMGLRIGEMISKVNSIPVQDKIQLYKALQKNSAHCKLEVFDSHGEIRFVQRALFEGDHHELGLLLIPDEKVHGNEAV, encoded by the coding sequence ATGTGGCAAGATTGGCTGCTTGAACTATTAAAAGGATTTGGTAAATTATTTTTGAATCCTGTTTTTTATTTATCATTTCTATTTGCCGCTTTTTTAGGGGTTTCTAGAGTGAAAAAAGAAAGAAGAAATTTCACAGTAAGAGCACAGGATGCTTATTTTGAACTGAGACAATTACTTCCACGAGGGATAATTGTAGGGCTATGTGTTTCTATTCTTTCAATTGGTCTTGTTTTAGTAGTTCCAATGGAATTTATTATTTTCACAGGAATTTTCACCATAATATTTGCTTTAATTGGAAAAACAAGAATATTATCACCTGTTTACACGGCTGGTCTAGGCATTATAGCAAGTAGTGTGTCTGTTTTTCTTGGCTTGGATTATTTCTTGTTTTCTAAAAGCAATCTTCAGCCTTCTGAGTATATTTTTCCAACGGCAATTATCTTATTAGGATTATTGATTATTTCCGAGGGAATATTTGTTCGTGGAAACGGAGTAAAAGGGACTTCCCCGCGATTAAAGAAAAGTAAACGAGGCCAAGTTATAGGTGTTCATTTACTTGAAAGAGCATGGCTCATGCCGGTGTTTTTATTTATCCCTTCAGGCGTACTGACAATTCCATTTGAATGGTGGCCTATGTTTACTATTGCCAATCAAACCTATTCTTTAATTTTCGTTCCATTCTTGATTGGCGCAAAGCTAGAAGTGCAAGGAGAGCATCCTATTGTTGCTATTAGAAATGTGGGGCGAAATCTAATTATCCTTGGTTCTTTTGTCATAGTAGGTGGAGCGGCAACTTATTTATACCCGCTTGCATCACTTGGTCTAGTGTTTGTAGCAATTATCGGTCGTGAATGGATTACCTCAAAACAGAGAAATAAAGAAAAAAACAGATCCTTTTATTTTTCTAGAAAAAATAATGGGGTAGTAATTTTAGGAATTGTACCAGATTCGCCTGCTGATAAAATGGGACTTAGAATTGGAGAAATGATTTCGAAAGTAAATAGTATTCCCGTTCAAGATAAAATTCAATTGTATAAAGCTTTACAGAAGAATTCTGCCCATTGTAAATTGGAGGTCTTTGATAGTCATGGCGAAATTCGTTTCGTACAAAGGGCTCTATTTGAGGGCGATCACCACGAATTAGGTCTGTTATTGATTCCGGATGAAAAAGTTCATGGAAATGAAGCAGTGTAA
- the rpiB gene encoding ribose 5-phosphate isomerase B — translation MKLAIACDHGGFLLKEAVKKYLLEQEVEVEDFGCHSRGSVDFPDYAKKVGESIVRGQNDLGILCCGTGIGMSIAANKINGIRAAVVGDVFSAKATREHNNSNVLCLGERVTGEGLALLIVETWLQAEFLGGRHERRVGAIGELEKYLC, via the coding sequence ATGAAGTTAGCTATTGCATGTGATCATGGTGGATTTTTGCTCAAGGAAGCAGTGAAGAAGTATTTATTAGAACAAGAAGTAGAAGTAGAAGATTTTGGTTGTCACAGTCGAGGAAGTGTAGATTTCCCAGACTATGCCAAAAAAGTGGGAGAATCGATTGTTAGAGGGCAAAATGATTTAGGAATTCTTTGTTGTGGAACTGGTATCGGAATGAGTATTGCGGCAAATAAAATAAATGGTATACGAGCAGCTGTAGTTGGAGATGTTTTTTCCGCGAAAGCTACTAGGGAACATAATAATAGTAATGTCCTATGTTTAGGAGAGAGAGTGACAGGAGAAGGTTTGGCCTTGCTAATAGTAGAAACATGGCTTCAGGCGGAATTTTTAGGTGGAAGACATGAAAGAAGAGTCGGAGCTATTGGGGAATTAGAGAAATACCTATGTTGA
- a CDS encoding cytochrome d ubiquinol oxidase subunit II, with the protein MSYEVIGITVLWLFLYGYLIVASIDFGAGFFAYYAKITKQDHIINQIISRYLSPVWEVTNVFLVFFFVGIVGFFPSSAYYYGSALLVPASFAIVLLAIRGSFYAFENYGSKQSNVYMFLYGATGLFIPASLSVALTISEGGYISEHNGQVSLKYFELFTSPLAWSIVALAIVSVLFISASFITYYASRAKDLAALQLVRKWALFWATPTIIMALTTMIALSQRNQVNYENMLDLWWVFGLSMGFFIIGIGLLYIGRNYGIAFIAIMLQFLFAFFGYGMAKYPYLLYPYINIEDSATNPSMAMALIIAFIGGLLLLIPSLILLMRLFLFDADYAKGKK; encoded by the coding sequence ATGAGTTATGAGGTAATCGGGATTACGGTACTATGGTTATTTCTGTATGGCTATCTAATTGTAGCATCGATTGACTTTGGCGCAGGATTTTTTGCTTATTATGCAAAGATTACAAAGCAAGACCATATCATTAATCAAATCATTTCACGTTACCTATCACCAGTATGGGAAGTAACGAATGTGTTTTTAGTTTTCTTTTTTGTAGGTATTGTTGGTTTCTTTCCTTCTTCAGCCTATTATTATGGCTCCGCATTGCTGGTACCTGCAAGTTTTGCAATCGTTTTGCTAGCTATTCGCGGTTCCTTTTATGCTTTTGAAAATTACGGTTCTAAACAAAGTAATGTTTATATGTTTCTATATGGAGCGACAGGACTATTTATCCCAGCATCATTATCAGTCGCTTTAACGATATCAGAAGGAGGATATATTTCTGAACATAATGGCCAAGTTTCGTTAAAGTATTTCGAATTATTTACTAGTCCGCTAGCTTGGAGTATTGTTGCGCTAGCGATTGTATCTGTTCTATTTATTAGTGCAAGCTTTATTACTTATTATGCCTCAAGGGCAAAAGATCTAGCTGCACTTCAGTTAGTACGTAAATGGGCATTATTTTGGGCAACGCCAACCATTATTATGGCGTTGACAACAATGATTGCTTTAAGTCAGAGAAACCAAGTTAACTACGAAAATATGCTGGATTTATGGTGGGTATTTGGCTTATCAATGGGCTTTTTTATTATTGGGATCGGTCTATTATATATAGGCAGGAATTATGGGATTGCTTTTATTGCCATTATGCTGCAGTTTCTCTTTGCCTTTTTCGGATACGGAATGGCTAAATATCCTTATTTGCTCTATCCATACATCAATATTGAGGATAGTGCCACAAATCCATCCATGGCAATGGCGCTTATCATTGCCTTCATTGGAGGACTTTTACTGTTAATTCCGTCCCTAATATTATTGATGCGCCTGTTTTTATTCGATGCAGATTATGCCAAAGGAAAAAAATAA
- a CDS encoding PTS galactitol transporter subunit IIC, with protein MQKLLDGVQYVLNLGPTVILPIAIILLGLAFKTGFKKALKAGITIGIGFVGINLVIDLLVSTLGPAAQQMVERFGLNLTVIDTGWPSAAALSWASPVAAILIPICLFANIFFLLTKMTKTLDIDIWNYWHFIAAGATGYIVTDSWWFAILCAIIYQYAVLFVADKTAPMVQKFYGLDGISLPTGSTAAFGPIGILVGWAIAKIPGINKLNADPETIQKRFGIFGEPMMMGIILGALIGLLAGYDIGKILQTGISMGAVMLLMPRMVKILMEGLIPISESARSFLQKRYGDREIYIGLDAAVSVGHPSVMATALILVPITLFLAVILPGNKVLPFGDLATIPFYIAFVVGSRKGNIIHSVLAGIVMVALSLYMATNFAEVHTQMISGAQFTLPEGATQISSLDLGGNLFNWLILKFSEAVAFLFGK; from the coding sequence ATGCAAAAGCTATTAGATGGCGTTCAGTATGTATTAAATCTTGGACCAACTGTAATTTTACCTATTGCTATTATTCTATTGGGTCTTGCATTTAAGACAGGCTTTAAAAAGGCATTAAAAGCGGGAATAACTATTGGGATTGGATTTGTTGGGATTAACTTAGTTATTGATTTGCTTGTTAGTACTCTAGGCCCAGCTGCACAGCAGATGGTTGAGCGTTTTGGATTGAATCTAACAGTAATTGATACAGGATGGCCCTCAGCAGCAGCTCTATCTTGGGCATCACCTGTTGCAGCAATTTTAATTCCGATTTGTTTATTTGCAAATATCTTTTTCTTATTAACAAAGATGACAAAAACTTTGGATATTGATATTTGGAATTACTGGCACTTTATTGCAGCTGGTGCAACTGGCTATATTGTAACAGATAGTTGGTGGTTTGCAATTTTATGTGCAATTATTTATCAATATGCTGTTCTGTTTGTTGCTGATAAAACGGCTCCTATGGTTCAAAAATTTTATGGGCTTGATGGAATTTCATTACCAACTGGTTCTACAGCGGCATTCGGACCAATTGGTATATTAGTAGGCTGGGCTATCGCAAAAATTCCAGGAATAAATAAATTAAATGCAGACCCTGAAACTATTCAAAAGCGTTTTGGAATTTTTGGTGAACCAATGATGATGGGCATAATCCTCGGTGCACTTATTGGATTACTTGCTGGTTATGATATCGGAAAAATATTACAAACAGGTATTTCAATGGGAGCAGTAATGTTATTAATGCCGCGTATGGTTAAGATCTTAATGGAAGGCTTAATCCCTATTTCAGAGTCAGCACGGTCATTTTTACAAAAGAGATATGGCGATAGAGAGATTTATATAGGATTGGATGCAGCAGTATCTGTAGGACATCCATCAGTTATGGCAACTGCACTTATTTTAGTTCCAATTACATTATTTTTAGCTGTAATCTTACCAGGTAATAAAGTGTTGCCATTTGGTGATTTAGCGACAATTCCATTTTATATTGCGTTTGTTGTAGGATCTCGTAAAGGAAATATCATTCACTCTGTTTTAGCTGGAATCGTAATGGTAGCGTTATCACTATATATGGCTACTAATTTTGCGGAGGTTCATACTCAGATGATTTCTGGTGCGCAATTTACTTTACCTGAGGGTGCTACCCAAATTTCTAGCTTAGATCTAGGAGGTAACTTATTTAACTGGTTAATCTTAAAATTCTCTGAAGCGGTTGCCTTTTTATTTGGAAAATAA